One part of the Salinivirga cyanobacteriivorans genome encodes these proteins:
- the purH gene encoding bifunctional phosphoribosylaminoimidazolecarboxamide formyltransferase/IMP cyclohydrolase — protein sequence MGTKKITSALISVFNKDGLEPLVRKLDQLGVKLISTGGTQKFISDLGCEVQPVEDLTDYPSILGGRVKTLHPKVFGGILARRDNDTDKTDMQKYAILEIDLVIVDLYPFEETLAENAAHQEIIEKIDIGGISLIRAAAKNYNDTLVVSSRNQYVLLQGILEEQNGDITEAQRKIFAAQAFNISSHYDTAIYNYLSGENENVFKQSIIQSKKLRYGENPHQKGFFYGDLNSLFDQLNGKEISYNNLLDIDAAVNLIDEFDETTFAILKHNNACGIASREKLIDAWTDALAGDPVSAFGGILITNREVNVETALKINKLFFEVIIAPGYQAEAFEILKQNKKRIILRRKDRGLPVKQFRSLLNGVLGQEKDLSIEGINDFETVTEKGPTSTEAQDLVFANKIVKHTKSNAIVLAKNKQLTASGVGQTSRVDALKQAIEKARNFKLDLNGAVMASDAFFPFSDSVEIADKAGVKAVIQPGGSIRDKESIEYCNKAGMAMVFTGKRHFKH from the coding sequence ATGGGGACAAAAAAAATCACTTCGGCATTAATATCAGTATTTAATAAAGATGGACTCGAACCTCTAGTCAGGAAACTGGATCAATTAGGCGTAAAATTGATTTCAACAGGAGGCACACAAAAATTTATCAGCGACCTTGGTTGTGAGGTTCAGCCAGTTGAGGATTTGACAGATTATCCATCGATATTAGGTGGCCGGGTAAAAACGTTGCACCCGAAAGTTTTTGGAGGGATATTAGCTCGCCGTGACAATGATACTGATAAGACCGATATGCAGAAGTATGCAATTCTTGAAATTGATTTAGTGATTGTAGACCTTTATCCTTTTGAAGAGACCCTTGCAGAGAATGCAGCACATCAGGAGATTATAGAGAAAATAGATATTGGAGGAATTTCACTCATTAGAGCTGCGGCTAAAAATTATAACGATACCCTTGTGGTAAGTTCACGCAATCAATATGTACTGCTTCAGGGTATTTTGGAAGAACAAAATGGAGATATTACCGAAGCCCAGCGCAAAATATTTGCTGCCCAGGCATTTAATATCTCATCACATTATGATACAGCCATATATAATTACCTCTCCGGAGAAAATGAAAATGTATTTAAGCAAAGTATCATTCAAAGCAAAAAACTGCGTTATGGCGAAAATCCGCATCAAAAAGGTTTCTTCTATGGCGATTTAAATAGTTTGTTCGACCAGCTCAATGGGAAAGAAATATCATATAATAATTTACTTGATATAGATGCTGCCGTAAATCTCATTGATGAGTTTGATGAAACTACTTTCGCTATTTTAAAGCACAACAATGCTTGTGGAATAGCCTCAAGAGAAAAGCTGATCGATGCATGGACCGATGCTTTAGCAGGGGACCCCGTATCAGCATTTGGTGGCATTTTGATTACGAATCGTGAGGTAAACGTAGAGACAGCCTTGAAAATAAATAAATTGTTTTTCGAGGTAATTATAGCTCCGGGTTACCAGGCAGAAGCATTTGAAATATTAAAACAAAATAAGAAACGAATTATATTGCGAAGAAAGGACAGGGGACTGCCCGTGAAGCAGTTCCGCTCGCTGCTTAATGGAGTTTTGGGGCAGGAAAAGGACCTTTCAATTGAAGGAATAAATGATTTTGAAACTGTCACAGAAAAGGGACCCACATCCACAGAGGCACAAGACCTTGTTTTTGCAAATAAAATTGTGAAACACACAAAGTCTAATGCCATTGTTTTAGCAAAAAACAAACAATTAACTGCCAGTGGAGTTGGTCAAACCAGCAGAGTTGATGCATTGAAACAGGCCATAGAAAAAGCCAGAAACTTTAAACTTGATTTGAATGGGGCCGTTATGGCTTCCGATGCATTTTTCCCATTTTCTGACTCTGTTGAAATAGCAGATAAGGCAGGAGTAAAAGCAGTAATTCAACCCGGTGGAAGTATTCGCGATAAAGAATCAATAGAATATTGTAATAAAGCCGGAATGGCTATGGTTTTTACAGGAAAAAGACATTTTAAGCATTAA
- a CDS encoding rod shape-determining protein translates to MGLFSFLTQEIAIDLGTANTIIIHNDKIVVDEPSIVALDKNSGKLIAIGEKARQMHGKTHENISTIRPLRDGVIADFHAAEQMIRGMIKMINSKARLMSPSLRIVICIPSGSTEVEMRAVRDSSEHAGGREVFMIYEPMAAMLGIGIDVEAPEGNMVVDIGGGTTEIAVISLGGIVSNKSIRIAGDDFTADIKEYMRHQHNIKIGEKTAEDIKLKVGSALPDLEDPPPDFIVRGPHQMTALPMEIPVSYQEIAHCLDRSITKVEAAILATLEHTPPELYADIYQKGIWLTGGGSLLRGLERRLEEKTKIPFHISDDPLHAVARGTGIALKNVDMFQFLMR, encoded by the coding sequence ATGGGTTTGTTTTCATTTTTAACGCAGGAGATAGCCATTGATTTGGGTACTGCAAACACCATTATTATTCACAACGATAAGATTGTAGTGGACGAACCATCTATTGTTGCCCTGGATAAAAATTCCGGAAAGCTGATAGCTATTGGAGAAAAAGCCAGGCAGATGCATGGTAAGACTCACGAAAACATCAGTACAATACGTCCTCTAAGGGATGGAGTTATAGCAGATTTTCACGCAGCTGAACAGATGATCCGGGGAATGATTAAAATGATCAATTCTAAAGCGAGATTAATGTCTCCGTCACTTCGAATTGTGATTTGTATACCATCGGGAAGTACTGAAGTAGAAATGCGAGCAGTGCGTGATTCATCTGAGCATGCCGGAGGACGCGAGGTGTTTATGATTTATGAACCAATGGCTGCAATGCTTGGAATAGGTATTGATGTGGAAGCTCCAGAAGGAAACATGGTAGTTGACATTGGTGGTGGTACTACAGAAATTGCCGTCATTTCATTGGGTGGTATTGTTAGTAATAAATCAATTCGTATTGCTGGTGATGATTTTACCGCAGATATTAAAGAATATATGCGCCACCAGCATAACATTAAAATTGGCGAGAAAACCGCTGAAGATATTAAACTTAAAGTAGGCTCAGCCCTGCCAGACCTGGAGGATCCACCACCAGATTTCATTGTACGTGGCCCACACCAAATGACAGCCCTGCCAATGGAAATTCCTGTATCATATCAGGAGATAGCACATTGTCTGGACAGATCAATAACTAAAGTGGAAGCTGCAATTTTAGCAACACTGGAGCATACACCTCCTGAATTGTATGCTGATATATACCAAAAAGGAATTTGGTTAACAGGCGGTGGATCATTATTACGAGGGTTGGAACGTCGTTTAGAGGAAAAAACAAAAATTCCATTCCATATTTCTGATGATCCCTTGCATGCAGTTGCAAGAGGAACCGGGATTGCCCTCAAAAATGTGGATATGTTCCAGTTTCTTATGCGCTAA
- the mreC gene encoding rod shape-determining protein MreC, producing MNNLIRFIVRNHHFFIFLIIEFIAFSLLIQYNQYHRSTFLNKSGTALSAVHSFTNDLEDFFYLRDANQELARQNAHILNTLKKSYKSNKVSYKEIYDSVYFKKWHYMVARVLNNSVNKQNNFLTIDKGRRHGVGESMGVVGPNGVVGVVRHTSKNYATVISLLNPNFSLSARLSNTKYFGSLQWGGADPQVCWLDDIPNHITVDVGDKVETSGYSAIFPAGIPVGEVIEAQKDKNSNFYHIKVKLFIEMQSLTHVYVIKNKLREEIEELEKKTQPND from the coding sequence ATGAATAATCTTATTCGTTTCATTGTACGGAATCACCATTTTTTTATCTTTCTGATTATTGAATTTATTGCTTTCTCTTTGCTTATTCAATATAATCAGTACCATAGATCTACTTTTCTTAATAAATCAGGCACAGCCTTAAGCGCAGTACATAGTTTTACAAATGATCTGGAAGACTTTTTTTACCTTCGGGATGCCAATCAGGAATTAGCCAGACAAAATGCACATATTTTAAATACGTTAAAAAAATCATACAAATCCAATAAGGTTTCATACAAGGAGATATATGATTCAGTATATTTTAAAAAATGGCATTACATGGTAGCCAGGGTGCTTAATAATTCCGTAAACAAACAAAATAACTTCCTTACTATTGATAAAGGCCGGCGACATGGTGTTGGTGAATCTATGGGAGTTGTAGGGCCAAATGGTGTTGTCGGGGTCGTACGACATACATCAAAGAATTATGCTACGGTAATATCGCTTTTAAACCCTAACTTTAGTCTCTCGGCCAGGCTAAGTAATACAAAGTATTTTGGGTCATTGCAATGGGGTGGGGCCGATCCCCAAGTGTGTTGGCTCGACGACATACCAAATCATATTACTGTGGATGTGGGAGATAAGGTGGAAACGAGCGGTTATAGCGCTATTTTTCCAGCAGGCATCCCGGTAGGAGAAGTTATAGAGGCACAAAAAGATAAAAACAGTAATTTTTATCACATCAAGGTTAAGCTATTTATAGAGATGCAAAGTCTTACACATGTGTATGTGATTAAAAATAAGTTGAGAGAGGAAATAGAGGAACTCGAGAAAAAAACACAACCCAATGATTAG